The following nucleotide sequence is from Bacteroidota bacterium.
ACAAGGTTTCAGTGATCATGAAAATGGACATCAACAAAGAGGTATTTTATGTCACTGAATACGAACAATTACGCGAATTTTTCAGTCAGGCAATTAAAAAATTGTCCGAACCTTTAATTATTATTAAGTCCTAAACATGAAAGCATTCCTCTACTCCCTTATTCTATTTCTCTGCACTAACGGAACCATTTTAACCGCAGCCGAAAAAAACAGATTTAATGCCGATTCTATTCCAAGAGAATTGAAAATAAATGCTCAGTCCGTCATAAGGTATTTTAATCAAACACTGGTAGTTAATTCAGAATCGGATGCTGCGGTACATATCAGCTATGCAATCACTATCCTCAATAAAAATGGGCTGTCCGATTCCTATTTTCGAGAATATTATGACGATCAAAGAAAGATTAAATCCATTTCTGCGGCGATGTACAATGCCTCAGGGGAACTAATTAAACAAATTGGAACCTCTGGATTCTTTGACGTTAGTGCCATCCCTCAAGGAACCATTTACTCCGATTCAAGAGTTAAAGTATATACACCTGCAGCATCGGAATATCCCTTTACAATAGAATATAAATTCATAATGCAATTAAAAGGCTATATCAACTTACCCACATGGAATCCTTATATGCATAATGAGTTTGTTTCGGTCGAAAATGCGCAATTCGAGCTGCAAGTAAACCCTGAAATGAAAGTACGGGTTAAACAAATCGATCCGATGAACCTCCTTGTGAAGGAAAGTTTTGATGATACGCTCATTCAGAAATGGCAGGTCTCCAAACTCCCGGCAATCGAATCAGAGATCTTTGCAAAACCCTATGGTTTTTTTCCAATGGTGATTGTAGCTCCCGAAGAGTTCTTTTACGATGGTTACTACGGAAACTCCTCTTCATGGTCTGATCTTGGAAAATGGTTGATGAATCTCAATGAGGGAAGAGACATTCTTCCTATAGAAACCAAAAGTAAAATTTTGCAACTGGTAAGCGACTCAGATAATACACTCGATAAAATTAAGCTGATCTATAAATACGTACAAGATAACACCCGTTATGTAAGCGTGCAGCTCGGAATTGGTGGTTTTCAACCTTTTGAAGCGGATTTTGTCGACCGGGTAAAATATGGCGATTGCAAAGCCCTTACCAATTATACCATGGCCTTGCTTAAGGCTACTGGTATTAACTCATTTTACACAGTTGTAGGTGCCGGTTCCGAAAGTCGTCCTGTGTTATCGGATTTTCCTTATAGCCAATTTAACCATGCATTTTTATGTGTACCCCTTGATAAAGATACGCTCTGGCTCGAATGTACGAGCATGGATGCCCCCTGTGGGTTTATGGGGTCATTTACCGACGACAGGGATGTGTTGGTAGTGAATGAAAATGGAGGCCACCTGGTGCGTACACCTGCCTATTCAGCATCAGAAAACCGAAAAACCACCCGAACCCTTGTCGATGTCTTTGAAAACGGCGATGCTTCGGCAAACATTCATTCGGTTTACGAAGGAGCTTTGTTAGAAGAGGTTTTTGATGCTTTGCACCTTGATAAGACTGACCGCGAAAAGTCGATTCTTGACAAAATCGGCCTTCCAAAAGCCTTTCTAAAAAGCCATTCCTATGAAGTTTTAGAGCAGAATAAGCCAAAAGGAATAGAACAAATAAGTCTGGAAATAGGAAGACTGGCTGTTCCTATGGGCAGCAATGTGTTTTTAACACCTAATTTCATGAACCAAATCGGTAAATTGCCCGGAAACCCTGGTAAAAGAATCTCGGATATATCGATCAGGCGATCTTACTCTGAGGTAGACACCATTGTGTATAATCTGCCAGAATCATTTGGAATTTCAAGTTTACCGGAACCGGAAACGCTTGAAACAGATTTTGCTTCGTACCATTATAAAATTGAGCAGCAGGGAAACAAACTTATGTATACCCGCTATTTCGAACTTAAAAAAGGAGAATATCCCAAGGAACGTATCCACGAATTATACGATTTTGCAAAACTCGTTTCGAAAGCTGACAATCTCCGTCTTGTCCTTAAGACACTCTAATAACTTAGTTAGCGAGAGTTGCAAGTAAATCCCTCCGACATTTTGTCATTTCAGAGTTTGGTTTGATGTTTGGCATATTATATGTAATATTGTAGATATATACATATTAAACAAAACTATTTTTTGTCTTTTGCGTTTAGTAACTATAACAAAAGAAAATATTGCGTATTAAACAGAAAACACAACACGATTAAATACTTCGAAATGAGAACACTTTTTTTAGCCTTGTTGATAGCCTCTATGGCTACACTCTCCTGCACCAGCAGCGATGGAAAGAAAACTGCCGAATCGAAAACAGATAGCCTGGCACAAAAGAACGAAAACTCAGAAGGCAAGCCTGTGTACCTTACCAAGGCTCTGTTTCTGGAACAGGTAATGGATTATGAAACAAATCCGGAAGATTGGGTTTACAAAGGGAAAAAACCCGGCCTGATTGATTTTTATGCCGACTGGTGCCGCCCCTGTAAAATGACATCGCCTATACTCGACGAGCTGGCTGCAGAATATGCCGGCCGTATTATAATTTATAAGGTAAATGTAGACCAGGAACGTGAATTGGCTTCTGTGTTTGGTATACAAAGCATACCTACCTTTTTGTTTATGCCACTCGATGCCAACCCTTCGATGTCGTCGGGCATTGCACAAACTCCGGAGCAAAC
It contains:
- a CDS encoding DUF3857 domain-containing transglutaminase family protein; the protein is MKAFLYSLILFLCTNGTILTAAEKNRFNADSIPRELKINAQSVIRYFNQTLVVNSESDAAVHISYAITILNKNGLSDSYFREYYDDQRKIKSISAAMYNASGELIKQIGTSGFFDVSAIPQGTIYSDSRVKVYTPAASEYPFTIEYKFIMQLKGYINLPTWNPYMHNEFVSVENAQFELQVNPEMKVRVKQIDPMNLLVKESFDDTLIQKWQVSKLPAIESEIFAKPYGFFPMVIVAPEEFFYDGYYGNSSSWSDLGKWLMNLNEGRDILPIETKSKILQLVSDSDNTLDKIKLIYKYVQDNTRYVSVQLGIGGFQPFEADFVDRVKYGDCKALTNYTMALLKATGINSFYTVVGAGSESRPVLSDFPYSQFNHAFLCVPLDKDTLWLECTSMDAPCGFMGSFTDDRDVLVVNENGGHLVRTPAYSASENRKTTRTLVDVFENGDASANIHSVYEGALLEEVFDALHLDKTDREKSILDKIGLPKAFLKSHSYEVLEQNKPKGIEQISLEIGRLAVPMGSNVFLTPNFMNQIGKLPGNPGKRISDISIRRSYSEVDTIVYNLPESFGISSLPEPETLETDFASYHYKIEQQGNKLMYTRYFELKKGEYPKERIHELYDFAKLVSKADNLRLVLKTL
- a CDS encoding thioredoxin — translated: MRTLFLALLIASMATLSCTSSDGKKTAESKTDSLAQKNENSEGKPVYLTKALFLEQVMDYETNPEDWVYKGKKPGLIDFYADWCRPCKMTSPILDELAAEYAGRIIIYKVNVDQERELASVFGIQSIPTFLFMPLDANPSMSSGIAQTPEQTKEMFRQQIEQVLLGEPKQ